A part of Larkinella insperata genomic DNA contains:
- a CDS encoding MFS transporter, with protein MTPARPVFKPWVPEWLVRVTIFLVLLPGLFILGIYAGNVTEAAGYYGIEPADVQFSIVIYYAALTSFFPLEQRFLSFFATKHYFLLGLFLLTASNLVFYNTHHPAVFIGLRFLEGIFSSGVAGSGMTLLFSRLETSRARTMGYSIFYGILLCSAPLSLMLAAWLLTQYDFNVLYKALIYLQVPGAALLMVTMNDVRIKRRIPLYQIDGISFVFYAVVLTLTGYLLVYGQQYNWLEDPRIRAGALTLFLLLGCFLLRQTALKRPYINLTIFRYRNYRIGLLLLVVLYVCRGALGQTSSFLANALGLDPLHISYLMLANLVGVILSMTVTARLLLLNKNRRLMWLTGFGLLAFFHGMMYSLFAARADASTYVLPLFIQGLGVGALMVPVVSFTVSAVPAAVGPSATAVGVVFRFLGFTLSMALINFFQLLGKSRHYHQLQESVTQLNPYTAERLGLYRQQLLNGGLAPDQAGQAASKLLGKAVDLQAQLQYFMDYYALIAALLLAVMMLIVLFPFARRTLTYFSSRVIPY; from the coding sequence ATGACCCCTGCCCGGCCCGTTTTCAAACCCTGGGTCCCCGAATGGCTCGTTCGGGTGACCATTTTTCTGGTCCTGCTGCCGGGACTTTTCATCCTGGGCATTTACGCCGGAAACGTCACCGAAGCGGCCGGCTATTACGGCATTGAACCCGCCGACGTGCAGTTTTCCATCGTGATTTACTACGCGGCCCTGACCAGTTTTTTTCCGCTCGAACAACGGTTTTTAAGCTTTTTTGCGACGAAACATTATTTTCTGCTCGGTCTGTTTCTGCTCACGGCCAGCAACCTGGTTTTTTACAATACCCACCACCCGGCGGTGTTTATCGGCCTGCGGTTTCTGGAGGGAATTTTCAGCAGCGGGGTGGCCGGTAGCGGCATGACGCTTCTGTTCTCGCGGCTGGAAACGAGCCGGGCGCGGACGATGGGGTATTCCATTTTTTACGGGATTCTGCTGTGTTCGGCCCCGCTGTCGCTGATGCTGGCGGCCTGGCTGCTGACCCAGTACGATTTCAACGTGCTGTACAAAGCCCTGATTTACCTGCAAGTGCCGGGGGCGGCCCTTTTGATGGTGACCATGAACGACGTGCGAATCAAACGCCGGATTCCGCTCTACCAGATTGACGGGATCAGCTTTGTTTTCTACGCCGTGGTGCTGACGCTGACGGGTTACCTGTTGGTGTACGGCCAGCAATACAACTGGCTGGAAGATCCACGCATCCGGGCCGGTGCGCTGACGCTGTTCTTGCTTCTGGGCTGCTTTCTGCTTCGGCAAACGGCCCTCAAACGGCCCTACATCAACCTGACGATCTTTCGGTACCGCAACTACCGCATTGGCCTGCTGTTGCTGGTGGTGCTGTACGTGTGCCGGGGCGCTTTGGGGCAAACTTCGTCGTTTCTGGCCAATGCCCTGGGCCTTGACCCGCTGCATATTTCGTACCTGATGCTGGCCAATCTGGTGGGCGTAATTCTCAGCATGACGGTAACGGCCCGGCTGTTGCTGCTCAACAAAAACCGGCGGCTGATGTGGCTGACGGGGTTCGGATTGCTGGCGTTTTTCCACGGCATGATGTATTCTCTGTTTGCAGCCCGGGCCGATGCGTCGACCTATGTTTTACCGCTGTTCATTCAGGGGTTGGGCGTAGGCGCGCTGATGGTGCCGGTGGTGAGCTTTACGGTTTCGGCGGTTCCGGCGGCCGTTGGCCCGTCCGCAACGGCGGTGGGTGTGGTTTTCCGGTTTCTGGGTTTCACCCTGAGCATGGCGCTGATCAACTTCTTTCAATTGTTGGGCAAAAGTCGGCATTACCACCAGTTGCAGGAATCGGTTACCCAACTGAACCCCTACACCGCCGAGCGCCTGGGCCTGTACCGGCAACAGCTTTTGAACGGCGGTCTGGCCCCGGATCAGGCCGGACAAGCAGCCTCCAAACTGCTGGGGAAAGCCGTTGATCTCCAGGCGCAATTGCAGTACTTCATGGATTATTACGCCCTGATTGCCGCGCTTCTTCTGGCCGTCATGATGCTGATTGTCCTCTTCCCGTTTGCCCGCCGGACCCTGACTTATTTCAGCTCCAGGGTTATTCCGTATTGA
- a CDS encoding TolC family protein codes for MKASTRATLLRLLLIINVIKPVSAQPAAAQEQPLTLAEAWQKAEASNKTVQQGALAVAASEQRVRDAKAERLPDINAGTEYARISSFPVYENGLFNEPTNLPILHNSFQLETEAYLNLYNGHKLRTRIESEEVAHRLVTEQKAQATSDVKLRVTAVFLDLQRNRIFRDLIHQDIQEARKRLDQIRELHKNGVVLRSDLLRAELQLSRQQMKQVEIKNNINLANQKLDLLIGLPDTTRIRPSDELQTVPLAGTYTDYLADAYDGSHALKLASQQTQRRELQSKEVQANRQPKVGLFARYQYAYPQILFYPYAPSLYGFGQAGLKISYPISSLYHNKHKEQAARMDLQRQQVAQTEVKDEVKQAVNEAYTRYQESLQRIDVAQLNIKQAAENYRIVNNSYFNQLALLTDLLDADNQQLQAQFDLASARLTSQLHYYQLLNATGKL; via the coding sequence ATGAAAGCGAGTACACGGGCAACCCTGTTACGGTTGTTGCTCATCATCAACGTTATAAAACCCGTATCCGCCCAGCCAGCGGCCGCTCAGGAGCAGCCGTTGACGCTGGCGGAAGCCTGGCAAAAGGCCGAAGCCAGCAACAAAACCGTTCAACAGGGAGCATTGGCCGTTGCCGCCAGCGAACAGCGGGTACGGGACGCCAAAGCCGAACGGCTTCCGGATATCAACGCCGGAACGGAATACGCCCGCATCAGCAGCTTTCCGGTCTACGAGAACGGTCTGTTCAACGAACCCACCAACCTGCCGATTCTGCACAATTCCTTTCAATTGGAAACCGAAGCGTACCTGAATCTTTACAACGGCCACAAGCTGCGCACCCGGATTGAAAGCGAGGAAGTGGCGCACCGCCTGGTAACGGAGCAAAAAGCGCAGGCCACTTCGGATGTCAAACTGCGCGTAACGGCGGTTTTCCTGGACCTGCAACGCAACCGGATTTTCCGCGACCTGATTCACCAGGACATCCAGGAAGCCCGCAAACGGCTCGATCAGATTCGGGAACTGCACAAGAACGGGGTTGTGCTGCGGAGTGATCTGCTGCGCGCCGAACTGCAGCTTTCCCGGCAGCAGATGAAGCAGGTCGAGATTAAAAACAACATCAACCTGGCCAACCAGAAGCTGGACCTGCTTATCGGACTGCCCGACACCACCCGCATCCGACCGAGCGATGAGCTTCAGACGGTGCCACTGGCCGGTACGTACACCGATTACCTGGCCGACGCCTACGACGGATCGCACGCGCTGAAACTGGCCAGTCAGCAAACGCAACGGCGCGAACTGCAGAGCAAGGAAGTGCAGGCCAACCGGCAGCCCAAAGTAGGCTTGTTTGCCCGCTACCAATACGCGTATCCGCAGATTCTGTTTTACCCCTATGCTCCGTCGCTCTACGGTTTTGGGCAGGCCGGCCTGAAGATTTCCTACCCGATTTCGTCGCTCTACCACAACAAACACAAGGAGCAGGCGGCCCGGATGGATCTGCAGCGGCAGCAGGTGGCGCAGACGGAGGTGAAGGATGAGGTTAAACAGGCCGTGAATGAAGCGTATACCCGCTACCAGGAATCGCTCCAACGCATCGACGTGGCCCAATTGAACATCAAACAGGCCGCCGAAAACTACCGGATTGTCAACAACAGCTATTTCAACCAACTGGCCCTGCTGACCGATCTGCTCGACGCGGACAACCAGCAACTCCAGGCGCAATTCGACCTGGCTTCGGCCCGTTTGACCAGCCAGTTACACTATTACCAGCTCCTGAACGCAACGGGAAAACTTTAA
- a CDS encoding NADP-dependent glyceraldehyde-3-phosphate dehydrogenase yields the protein MTHLSQQLESLFPAEDQIPEEFRIMPLHQRDYLVDGEIRSWDGPTQEVLSPVYTRTAEGLVRKVIGSYPLPAGDQEALDALEAAVRAYDNGRGEWPTMSVTDRIRCMERFVSKMVEQKKEVVNLLMWEIGKTLGDSIKEFDRTVQYISDTIDAFKDIDRAGSRFRIEEGIIGQIRRSPLGVVLCMGPFNYPLNETYTTLIPAILMGNTVLFKPPKHGTLLHHPLLEAFRTSFPKGVVNTVYGRGATVVPTLMKSGKINVLALIGSSRVADSLKKMHPKSNRLRAVLSLDAKNAAVILPDADIELTVKECMLGTMSFNGQRCTALKILWVHRSLADAFLHRFGEELNKLKPGMPWDKGAQVTPLPEPGKPAYLDECLRDAAEQGARVLNEGGGTTVESFVFPALVYPVKEGMKLYREEQFGPVVPVVPFDDIEEPIQYIINADHGQQVSIFGTETAQIATLVDQLVNQVSRVNINAQCQRGPDTFPFTGRKDSAEGTLSVEDALRSFSIRTVVATKDTDPNKTILNTIVEQHQSEFLSTHFVF from the coding sequence ATGACTCACTTATCGCAGCAGCTGGAAAGCTTGTTTCCGGCCGAAGATCAGATTCCGGAAGAATTTCGGATCATGCCCCTGCATCAGCGGGACTACCTGGTCGATGGCGAAATCCGTTCCTGGGACGGTCCAACGCAGGAAGTACTTTCACCGGTTTATACGCGGACTGCCGAAGGGCTGGTCCGGAAGGTGATCGGCAGTTACCCGCTTCCGGCGGGCGACCAGGAAGCCCTTGATGCCCTGGAGGCCGCCGTGCGGGCCTATGACAACGGGCGGGGCGAATGGCCGACCATGTCGGTGACCGACCGCATCCGGTGCATGGAACGCTTCGTCAGCAAGATGGTCGAGCAGAAAAAAGAAGTTGTCAACCTGCTCATGTGGGAAATCGGCAAAACGCTGGGCGACTCAATCAAGGAATTCGACCGCACCGTGCAGTACATTTCCGACACCATCGACGCGTTCAAGGACATCGACCGGGCCGGTTCCCGGTTCCGCATTGAAGAAGGCATCATCGGGCAGATCCGGCGTTCTCCGCTGGGCGTTGTGCTGTGCATGGGGCCGTTCAATTACCCGCTCAATGAAACCTACACGACCCTAATCCCGGCCATTCTGATGGGAAACACGGTCTTGTTTAAACCGCCCAAACACGGCACGCTGCTGCACCACCCGCTGCTCGAAGCCTTCCGGACCTCGTTTCCGAAGGGCGTTGTCAATACCGTCTACGGGCGGGGCGCCACCGTGGTGCCGACCCTGATGAAGTCCGGAAAAATCAACGTGCTGGCCCTGATCGGTTCCAGCCGGGTGGCCGATAGCTTGAAGAAAATGCACCCCAAAAGCAACCGGCTGCGGGCCGTGTTGAGCCTGGATGCCAAAAACGCGGCCGTTATCCTGCCCGATGCCGACATTGAACTGACGGTGAAAGAGTGTATGCTGGGCACCATGTCGTTCAACGGGCAGCGGTGTACGGCCCTGAAAATCTTGTGGGTGCATCGGTCGCTGGCGGACGCCTTTCTGCACCGGTTTGGGGAAGAACTGAATAAACTGAAACCCGGAATGCCGTGGGATAAAGGGGCTCAGGTGACGCCGTTGCCCGAACCCGGCAAACCGGCGTACCTCGACGAGTGCCTGCGCGACGCGGCCGAGCAGGGCGCCCGTGTGCTGAACGAAGGGGGCGGCACCACCGTCGAATCGTTCGTGTTTCCGGCGCTGGTTTATCCCGTCAAGGAAGGCATGAAGCTGTACCGCGAAGAGCAGTTTGGCCCAGTGGTGCCGGTAGTACCGTTCGACGATATTGAAGAACCCATTCAGTACATCATCAATGCGGATCACGGCCAGCAGGTCAGCATTTTCGGAACGGAAACCGCGCAGATTGCCACGCTGGTCGATCAGCTGGTTAATCAGGTGAGCCGGGTCAACATCAACGCCCAATGCCAGCGCGGACCGGACACCTTTCCGTTTACGGGCCGGAAAGACTCGGCGGAAGGTACGCTGTCCGTTGAAGACGCCCTGCGGTCGTTTTCGATCCGGACGGTGGTGGCCACCAAGGATACGGACCCGAACAAAACGATCCTGAACACCATTGTGGAGCAACATCAGTCGGAGTTCTTATCGACTCATTTTGTGTTCTGA
- a CDS encoding HlyD family secretion protein, translated as MKTTHQDHSKTDRLITNVTAWIAGALGLALLGWGGYTAWELWHYEATNDAQIEEYINPVTSKVTGYIQDVYYTDDQAVKEGDTLAVIDDRECRIQLAEARAALANANAQLQVLASNTTTSVKNALVSQSQIGAARAKLWKQQQDFERYQKLLETESVTRQQFENVKTALDVAKADLQALENSYQASLAKTDDIKAQRAVALAEIQRRQAVVDRIKLELSYTVITAPYDGKLGRKTIQKGQLVQAGQTLAFLVDAQEGKWVIANYKETQIKHMHIGQTVQIQTDAFPGGNLPRQYRVAVGGYGFAVFAAAAGQRHG; from the coding sequence ATGAAAACGACTCACCAAGATCATTCAAAAACCGATCGGCTGATTACAAACGTAACGGCCTGGATCGCTGGGGCGCTGGGTCTGGCGCTGCTCGGCTGGGGGGGCTACACGGCCTGGGAACTCTGGCATTACGAAGCCACCAACGACGCCCAGATTGAAGAATACATCAACCCCGTTACCTCCAAAGTAACGGGGTATATTCAGGACGTGTATTACACCGACGACCAAGCCGTCAAGGAAGGCGACACGCTGGCGGTGATCGACGACCGGGAATGCCGCATCCAACTAGCCGAAGCCCGTGCCGCACTGGCCAACGCCAACGCCCAGCTTCAGGTTCTGGCCAGCAACACCACCACCTCGGTCAAAAACGCGCTGGTCAGTCAGTCGCAGATCGGTGCGGCCCGGGCCAAACTCTGGAAGCAGCAGCAGGATTTTGAACGGTACCAGAAATTGCTGGAAACTGAATCCGTTACCCGGCAACAATTCGAAAACGTGAAAACGGCCCTCGACGTGGCGAAAGCCGACCTTCAGGCCCTGGAAAATTCGTACCAGGCTTCGCTGGCGAAAACCGACGACATCAAGGCGCAGCGGGCGGTGGCCCTGGCCGAAATCCAGCGTCGGCAGGCCGTGGTGGACCGGATCAAACTGGAGCTTTCCTACACGGTCATCACGGCACCGTACGACGGCAAGCTGGGCCGGAAAACCATTCAGAAGGGCCAACTGGTTCAGGCGGGCCAGACGCTGGCGTTTCTGGTGGACGCGCAGGAAGGCAAATGGGTGATCGCCAATTACAAAGAAACCCAGATCAAGCACATGCACATCGGCCAGACCGTCCAGATTCAGACCGACGCGTTTCCGGGGGGAAACCTTCCACGGCAATATCGTGTCGCTGTCGGCGGCTACGGGTTCGCGGTTTTCGCTGCTGCCGCCGGACAACGCCACGGGTAA
- a CDS encoding AraC family ligand binding domain-containing protein encodes MQTDAYSYFSGYFDAIDQVPDAVYVLHERQEHRFPFHKHHKGQLTYIEGGLAYLNTTDKAYFLPARHYIWIPPHLEHYVQHSGPALIVRNIYFPDEADREHPFFRHLGIYPVSNLLLEMIVFTQGWKGNVRPGGTHF; translated from the coding sequence ATGCAGACAGATGCGTATTCGTATTTCTCGGGTTATTTTGACGCCATTGACCAGGTACCGGATGCGGTCTATGTGCTGCACGAACGGCAGGAACACCGTTTTCCGTTTCATAAACACCACAAAGGGCAGTTGACCTACATTGAAGGCGGGTTGGCCTATCTGAACACCACGGACAAGGCGTATTTTCTGCCCGCCCGGCATTACATCTGGATTCCGCCCCACCTGGAACATTACGTTCAGCATTCGGGTCCGGCGCTGATTGTCCGTAACATCTACTTTCCGGATGAAGCCGATCGGGAACATCCGTTTTTCCGTCACCTAGGCATTTATCCGGTGAGCAATCTGCTGCTGGAAATGATTGTGTTTACGCAGGGCTGGAAAGGGAACGTTCGGCCCGGGGGGACGCATTTTTAG
- a CDS encoding HlyD family secretion protein: MSLSAATGSRFSLLPPDNATGNFVKIAQRIPVRIKLTDAKDKLEPLRAGMNAEVILQKTPNS; encoded by the coding sequence GTGTCGCTGTCGGCGGCTACGGGTTCGCGGTTTTCGCTGCTGCCGCCGGACAACGCCACGGGTAACTTCGTCAAGATTGCGCAACGGATTCCGGTACGGATTAAGCTGACGGACGCCAAAGACAAGCTGGAGCCCCTGCGGGCGGGTATGAATGCGGAGGTCATCCTCCAGAAAACCCCTAACTCATGA
- a CDS encoding beta-galactosidase, which produces MRNKLLSLLRLTFLFGLIPLSIWGKEAPVSQPYTVSSGPVPINQKRYLGVTIFNFEADPKIDDERIAHSAAAGCNAVEITINWDMVYPTRQSPPNWKVVDSHVHTAQRLGLKIALRIFVGRENTRLGGFWTENETMVAADGTKKTGAGIVQVSFAHQPTMDLTKNFVQECVKRYRYLQQQNQLLFISVVSSPALEAEYSPVYTKDGLKGPIGFDYSNVMKQAFRDWLRARFSLTDLNSRWGTSFADWNAVAPPTGNTSDPYSVYTASNRGKDWYIFRHRLLETFLNDITQTIRSVDGAIRVVNQHGAVWDRLSGLRGTAGFKSLNQHADGLKFNDGPDYNHRFSMDVVRGNLKPGAFLINAVDGMFHQSVSIDAYFAQVQECFEHGASMLTLANFGGSDARPALTALVRKVLDAGLLSRPVTQVQTGGTISYKLSEILRDFYGPVSNRWTEQYNKSGKKPVNVHLIEDLLDEERDPSQPAENQPPTVIQPFPDINIAVGKPFSLALGKQHFRDSDGTIARLEVTGLKGGLTYNATTNRITGTPPAEVHMVVVATATDDDGASVTDKFAIRVKAGAQPQPGPEEPEPGPVGVTGNFEGFLDKVECGTIRGWVWDRDKPNTPLSVAFYADGKQIGTTKADINRPDLVAAGKGNGSHAYSFVTPASLKDNKPHQISAKVLNSSYTLKYAPKMLTCPSPARRATESTEPEPRLNVTVLGNPVDDQVQVGVQGAEGKAVRFQLTDIRGRVIHTRLVEAARSIEHQQFSVASETAGLLLLRVLSGKQAVTVNVLKK; this is translated from the coding sequence ATGAGAAACAAACTTCTATCACTTCTCCGTCTTACTTTCCTGTTTGGCTTGATTCCCCTGTCCATCTGGGGAAAAGAGGCTCCGGTCAGCCAGCCTTACACCGTGTCGAGTGGCCCGGTGCCCATCAACCAAAAGCGGTATCTGGGTGTAACCATCTTCAATTTCGAAGCCGATCCGAAAATCGACGACGAGCGCATTGCCCATTCGGCCGCTGCGGGGTGTAATGCGGTGGAAATTACGATCAACTGGGACATGGTGTATCCGACCCGCCAGAGCCCGCCCAACTGGAAGGTGGTGGATTCCCACGTGCACACGGCGCAGCGGCTGGGGCTCAAGATTGCGCTGCGCATCTTTGTGGGGCGGGAAAACACGCGCCTGGGCGGTTTCTGGACGGAAAACGAGACGATGGTAGCTGCCGACGGAACCAAGAAGACGGGCGCGGGCATCGTCCAGGTGAGTTTCGCCCACCAGCCCACCATGGACCTCACGAAGAATTTTGTTCAGGAGTGCGTCAAGCGGTATCGCTACCTCCAGCAACAGAATCAGCTGCTGTTTATATCGGTGGTTTCATCGCCCGCGCTGGAAGCCGAATATTCACCGGTTTATACCAAAGATGGCCTGAAAGGTCCCATCGGGTTTGACTACAGCAACGTCATGAAACAGGCTTTTCGGGACTGGCTGCGGGCGCGGTTTTCGCTGACGGACCTCAACAGCCGCTGGGGAACGAGCTTTGCCGACTGGAACGCCGTTGCCCCGCCAACCGGCAACACCAGCGATCCGTACAGCGTTTACACCGCCAGCAACCGGGGAAAAGACTGGTATATTTTCCGGCACCGGCTGCTCGAAACGTTTCTGAACGACATCACCCAGACCATCCGGTCGGTGGATGGCGCCATCCGGGTCGTGAATCAGCACGGGGCGGTTTGGGACCGGCTGAGTGGGCTGCGGGGTACGGCCGGGTTCAAAAGCCTGAACCAGCACGCCGATGGCCTTAAATTCAACGATGGGCCGGACTACAACCACCGGTTTTCGATGGATGTGGTACGCGGCAACCTCAAGCCGGGGGCATTCCTGATCAACGCGGTAGACGGGATGTTCCATCAATCCGTATCGATCGACGCTTATTTTGCGCAGGTCCAGGAATGTTTCGAACACGGTGCTTCGATGCTTACGCTGGCCAACTTCGGCGGTAGTGATGCCCGTCCGGCGCTGACGGCTTTGGTCAGAAAGGTGCTCGACGCTGGCTTGCTCTCCAGGCCGGTGACGCAGGTGCAGACGGGCGGAACCATCAGCTACAAACTCTCGGAAATTCTGCGGGATTTCTACGGCCCCGTCAGCAACCGCTGGACGGAGCAGTACAATAAATCGGGCAAAAAGCCGGTGAACGTCCACCTGATTGAAGATCTGCTCGACGAAGAAAGAGACCCCTCGCAGCCCGCCGAAAACCAGCCCCCGACCGTCATTCAACCGTTTCCCGATATAAACATCGCGGTCGGCAAACCGTTTAGCCTGGCCTTGGGCAAGCAACACTTCCGGGATTCGGACGGAACCATTGCCCGGCTGGAAGTAACCGGCCTGAAGGGCGGACTTACCTACAACGCCACAACCAACCGCATTACGGGAACCCCACCGGCCGAGGTGCACATGGTTGTAGTGGCGACGGCGACGGACGACGACGGTGCTTCGGTCACGGATAAATTCGCCATCCGGGTGAAGGCAGGCGCCCAACCCCAGCCCGGCCCCGAAGAACCGGAGCCCGGACCCGTTGGGGTAACCGGTAATTTTGAGGGCTTTCTGGATAAAGTGGAGTGCGGCACCATCCGGGGGTGGGTCTGGGACCGGGATAAACCCAACACGCCCCTCTCCGTAGCGTTTTATGCCGACGGGAAGCAAATCGGGACAACCAAAGCCGATATCAACCGGCCCGATCTGGTGGCGGCCGGGAAAGGAAACGGCAGCCATGCCTACAGTTTTGTGACTCCGGCAAGCCTGAAAGACAACAAGCCCCACCAGATCAGCGCCAAGGTGCTGAACAGCAGCTACACGCTCAAATACGCGCCCAAGATGCTGACCTGTCCGTCCCCTGCCCGGCGGGCGACCGAGTCAACCGAGCCGGAACCCCGGCTGAACGTGACGGTTTTGGGCAACCCGGTTGATGATCAGGTGCAGGTGGGGGTGCAGGGGGCCGAAGGCAAAGCCGTGCGGTTCCAGCTAACCGACATCCGCGGCCGGGTGATTCATACCCGCCTGGTTGAAGCCGCCCGGTCAATCGAGCATCAGCAGTTCAGCGTCGCCAGCGAAACGGCGGGCCTGCTGCTTCTACGGGTGTTGAGCGGCAAACAGGCCGTAACGGTCAACGTGCTGAAAAAGTAA
- a CDS encoding cupin-like domain-containing protein — protein MAIELLPIDRVSKNDKSLFQEEYFKKHKPAVIKDFCHDWPAYQNWSFDKLKERAGHLTVDLYNNKPADPDKSTMFVDERMNFGEYLDKIASNEEVQLRIFLFNIFKHIPSLKKDILKPNLVNGFAMSLPFMFYGGAGSIVHMHYDIDMSHVFLTQFVGRKRVVLFAPEYTPLLYRLPFSVITYTNVNNPDYEKYPGLQHVKGYECTLDYGETIYIPAGYWHYIEYIDGGYALALRVLNESWLKRIRGAWNLLGEMRIDNFMKKYFTKPWFEYKNRKAFENANEAIKQFSRPEELVL, from the coding sequence ATGGCTATAGAACTATTACCAATCGATCGCGTTTCCAAAAACGATAAGTCGCTGTTTCAGGAGGAGTACTTCAAAAAGCATAAACCCGCCGTCATCAAGGATTTCTGCCACGACTGGCCCGCTTACCAAAACTGGTCTTTTGACAAACTAAAAGAACGGGCCGGGCACTTAACCGTGGACCTATACAACAACAAGCCCGCCGACCCCGACAAAAGCACCATGTTTGTGGACGAGCGCATGAATTTTGGGGAATACCTCGACAAGATTGCTTCCAACGAAGAGGTTCAGCTGCGGATTTTTCTCTTCAATATTTTCAAACACATTCCGTCGCTCAAGAAAGACATTCTGAAGCCCAATCTGGTCAACGGCTTTGCCATGAGCCTGCCGTTTATGTTCTACGGCGGGGCGGGTTCCATTGTACACATGCACTACGACATCGACATGTCGCACGTTTTTCTGACGCAGTTTGTGGGCCGCAAGCGCGTGGTGCTGTTTGCGCCCGAGTACACGCCGTTGCTGTACCGTTTGCCCTTTTCGGTCATTACGTACACGAACGTCAACAACCCCGATTACGAAAAATACCCCGGTCTGCAGCATGTCAAAGGCTACGAATGTACGCTGGATTACGGCGAAACGATTTATATTCCCGCCGGATACTGGCACTACATTGAGTACATCGACGGCGGGTACGCGCTGGCGCTCCGGGTGCTCAACGAGTCGTGGCTGAAACGGATTCGGGGGGCCTGGAACCTGCTCGGCGAGATGCGGATCGACAATTTCATGAAGAAATACTTCACCAAACCGTGGTTTGAATACAAAAACCGCAAGGCATTCGAAAACGCGAACGAAGCCATCAAACAGTTCAGCCGGCCGGAGGAACTAGTGCTGTAA
- a CDS encoding glycoside hydrolase family 140 protein: MKRWMLLAGLLLTHGITYAQTPFSHGRLRVSDNKRYLVHQDGTPFFWLGDTAWELFHRLNREDADRYLKRRAEQGFTVVQAVALAEIDGLNDPNSLGERPLQNNDPTKPNEAYFKHVDYIIGKAAENGIVVALLPTWGDKLNKSTWGKGPEIFNTANARVFGRWLGNRYKNRDNIVWVMGGDRTPRDNSEDVAVWRAMAEGVADGVGGHDMALMSFHPQPNALEMGGSSHWFHNDNWLDFNMLQNGHCRDTPTHDKIAFVYNRTPAKPVIDAEPIYEDHPVCFSVQDLGTSNAYDVRKYAYLDLFAGAHGHTYGCHDIWQMYSPGREPVNGPHFPWYDALNLPAANQMQFVRRLMESRPLLDRVPDQSLIAENNYVPAERIQATRGKDYAFVYTAAGKPFTLQLGKISGKEVKAYWFDPRKGEVKPAGTFANQGRQSMKPPTTGYGQDWVLIVDDAAKNFAMPVAAR, encoded by the coding sequence ATGAAACGCTGGATGCTGCTGGCCGGGCTGCTGCTGACACACGGAATCACGTACGCCCAAACTCCTTTTTCTCACGGCCGTCTGCGGGTTTCCGACAACAAACGGTATCTGGTGCACCAGGACGGTACGCCTTTTTTCTGGCTGGGCGACACGGCCTGGGAGCTTTTCCACCGGCTGAATCGCGAGGACGCCGACCGCTACCTGAAACGCCGGGCCGAGCAGGGCTTTACGGTGGTGCAGGCCGTGGCCCTGGCCGAAATTGACGGCTTGAATGATCCCAATTCGTTAGGTGAGAGACCGTTGCAGAACAACGATCCGACGAAGCCCAACGAAGCCTACTTCAAACACGTCGATTACATCATCGGGAAAGCCGCCGAAAACGGTATTGTGGTGGCCCTGCTGCCGACCTGGGGCGACAAACTCAATAAATCGACCTGGGGCAAAGGGCCGGAGATTTTCAATACCGCCAACGCCCGGGTGTTTGGCCGCTGGCTGGGCAATCGCTACAAAAACCGCGACAACATCGTCTGGGTGATGGGCGGGGACCGTACTCCGCGCGACAATTCCGAAGACGTCGCCGTTTGGCGGGCCATGGCCGAGGGCGTGGCCGATGGGGTGGGCGGGCACGACATGGCCCTGATGAGTTTTCACCCGCAACCCAACGCGCTGGAAATGGGCGGTTCCTCGCACTGGTTTCACAACGACAACTGGCTGGACTTCAACATGCTGCAAAACGGGCACTGCCGCGACACACCCACGCACGACAAAATCGCCTTCGTCTACAACCGGACCCCGGCCAAACCCGTGATCGACGCCGAACCGATTTACGAAGACCATCCGGTTTGTTTCAGCGTGCAGGATCTGGGCACGTCCAACGCCTACGATGTGCGGAAATACGCCTACCTGGATTTGTTTGCCGGAGCGCACGGCCACACCTACGGCTGCCACGACATCTGGCAGATGTATTCGCCGGGCAGGGAACCCGTCAATGGGCCGCACTTTCCTTGGTACGACGCCCTGAACCTGCCAGCGGCCAACCAGATGCAGTTTGTCCGGCGCCTGATGGAGTCGCGGCCGCTGCTGGACCGGGTGCCCGATCAGTCGCTGATTGCCGAAAACAATTACGTTCCGGCCGAGCGGATTCAGGCCACGCGCGGCAAGGATTACGCCTTTGTCTATACGGCCGCCGGAAAGCCGTTTACGCTGCAACTGGGCAAGATTTCCGGGAAAGAAGTGAAAGCTTATTGGTTTGATCCGCGCAAAGGGGAGGTCAAACCGGCGGGCACGTTTGCCAACCAGGGCCGCCAGTCGATGAAACCGCCCACGACGGGTTATGGTCAGGACTGGGTGCTGATCGTGGACGATGCCGCCAAAAATTTCGCGATGCCCGTAGCCGCGCGGTAA